In a genomic window of Anaerobranca californiensis DSM 14826:
- a CDS encoding DegT/DnrJ/EryC1/StrS family aminotransferase, which translates to MHIPFSPPDITQLEIDEVVNTLKSGWITTGPKTKLFEKKIAEYCNTSKAVCLNSATAAMEMTLRLLGIGEGDEVITSAYTYSASASVIHHVGAKIVLVDTAKDSFHIDYEQLEKVITEKTKAVIPVDIAGVMCDYDRVFEVINRKKDLFNPSNKIQKVIGRVAVIADAAHSFGATYKGRKSGQVADFTCFSFHAVKNLTTAEGGAVTWRDIPGIDNEEIYKEYMLLSLHGQSKDALAKTKAGAWEYDIVYPAYKCNMTDIMAAIGLAQLKRYLKILERRKQIIEMYDKSLLSDKVDVLKHYGNDFSSSGHLYLVRLLGKDEEYRNRVIEKMAEKGIATNVHYKPLPMLTAYKKLGFDIKDYPNAFDMYKNEITLPLHTLLTDEQVEYVIDSFKEIFE; encoded by the coding sequence ATGCATATACCTTTTTCTCCTCCAGATATAACACAATTAGAAATAGATGAAGTAGTAAATACGCTAAAATCAGGTTGGATAACAACAGGACCTAAGACAAAATTGTTTGAAAAAAAAATTGCTGAATACTGCAATACTTCAAAAGCAGTTTGCTTAAATTCAGCTACTGCTGCAATGGAAATGACATTAAGATTATTAGGAATAGGTGAAGGGGATGAAGTAATTACTTCAGCTTATACCTATTCTGCATCTGCAAGTGTCATTCACCATGTTGGTGCTAAAATAGTTTTAGTTGATACTGCAAAAGATTCATTTCATATTGATTATGAACAACTAGAAAAAGTTATAACAGAAAAAACAAAAGCTGTTATACCTGTTGATATAGCTGGTGTAATGTGTGATTACGATAGAGTGTTTGAAGTTATAAATAGAAAGAAAGATTTATTTAATCCATCAAATAAAATACAAAAAGTAATAGGTAGAGTTGCAGTTATAGCTGATGCGGCCCATTCCTTTGGAGCTACATATAAAGGGAGGAAAAGTGGACAAGTTGCTGACTTTACATGTTTCTCATTTCATGCAGTGAAAAATTTAACTACTGCTGAAGGTGGAGCAGTCACTTGGAGAGATATACCTGGAATTGATAATGAAGAAATTTATAAAGAATATATGTTATTATCTCTTCATGGTCAATCAAAGGATGCATTAGCTAAAACCAAAGCAGGTGCTTGGGAATATGATATAGTTTATCCTGCTTATAAATGTAATATGACAGATATTATGGCAGCTATAGGATTGGCTCAATTAAAGAGATATCTTAAAATTTTAGAGAGAAGAAAACAAATTATAGAGATGTATGATAAATCTTTATTAAGTGATAAAGTAGATGTCTTAAAACATTATGGTAACGATTTTTCATCAAGTGGACATTTGTACCTTGTAAGGTTACTTGGCAAAGATGAAGAATATAGAAATAGAGTTATAGAAAAAATGGCTGAAAAAGGTATAGCAACAAATGTTCATTATAAACCATTACCAATGCTTACTGCATATAAAAAGTTAGGCTTTGATATAAAAGACTATCCTAACGCATTTGATATGTATAAAAATGAGATTACATTACCATTACATACATTACTTACTGATGAGC
- a CDS encoding polysaccharide biosynthesis protein yields the protein MGEVIRVVNNRIRNFFGDVVFKLDNLSLLKRKIFLVTVDIIFIHLSLIVALYLKYGPGFSLSRLSTYLYYSTIATIVMIGSLYINNIYKSLWRFASLEELILILQGVTLGTFLIGLLSYFSPITPEFTLYIIFYLLLLFSIGGSRISYRLLRRAFHSHNRDYNSYSRVMVIGGGEAGAILIKELLHSKELNKKPVAIIDDNPCKQGCMIHKVPVVGNRTQIIPAAKNLAIDEIIIAMPSAGKKEIKEILNICKQTKCKIKTLPGIYEIVDGKVSINFVRDVEIEDLLGREPVSVDLKEISSYLKDQIVLVTGGGGSIGSELCRQIASFEPKKLIILDIYENNAYEIQQELLRKYRQKIDLEVIIASIRDKKRIEQIFRTYRPQIVFHAAAHKHVPLMEKSPTEAIENNVFGTLNVAECADKYNAKRFVLISTDKAVNPTNIMGATKRLAEMIIQTMDQKSNTEFVAVRFGNVLGSNGSVIPLFKKQIAEGGPVTVTHPEITRYFMTIPEAVQLVIQAGAMAKGGEIFVLDMGDPVKIVDLAKDLIKLSGLEPDVDIKIEFIGLRPGEKLYEELLIAEEGLQKTAHNKIFIGSPISIDEYKLKIQLESLRKFIQSEQKEVIISLMQEIVPTYKTKVV from the coding sequence ATGGGAGAAGTTATAAGAGTTGTCAACAATAGAATAAGGAACTTTTTTGGAGATGTTGTCTTTAAATTAGACAATTTATCCCTTTTAAAAAGGAAAATCTTCTTAGTAACAGTAGATATTATTTTTATACACCTCTCATTGATAGTAGCCCTTTACTTAAAATATGGCCCAGGCTTTTCTTTAAGTAGATTATCAACATATTTGTACTACTCCACCATCGCTACTATTGTAATGATTGGCTCATTGTATATCAATAATATCTATAAAAGTCTGTGGAGATTTGCCAGTTTAGAAGAGTTAATCCTTATATTACAAGGTGTTACTTTAGGTACATTCCTTATAGGACTTTTAAGCTATTTTTCTCCCATTACACCAGAGTTCACCTTATACATAATTTTTTATCTACTATTACTATTTTCCATCGGAGGTTCTAGGATATCTTACAGATTATTAAGAAGGGCATTTCACTCCCACAACAGAGATTATAACTCTTATTCTAGGGTAATGGTAATCGGTGGAGGGGAAGCTGGAGCTATTTTAATTAAAGAATTGCTCCACAGCAAAGAGTTAAATAAAAAACCGGTAGCAATTATAGATGATAATCCATGTAAACAAGGATGTATGATTCACAAAGTTCCCGTTGTAGGAAATAGAACTCAAATAATACCTGCTGCTAAAAATTTAGCTATCGACGAAATTATAATAGCAATGCCATCAGCAGGTAAAAAAGAAATAAAGGAAATCTTAAACATCTGTAAACAAACAAAATGTAAAATTAAAACACTTCCAGGAATATATGAAATAGTTGATGGAAAGGTAAGTATCAACTTTGTAAGGGATGTAGAAATAGAAGATTTATTAGGTAGAGAACCGGTTAGTGTAGATTTAAAGGAAATAAGCAGTTACTTAAAGGACCAAATAGTACTAGTAACCGGTGGTGGAGGTTCTATAGGTTCAGAACTATGCCGACAAATAGCTTCATTTGAACCTAAAAAACTAATAATTCTAGACATCTATGAAAACAACGCCTATGAGATCCAACAAGAACTTTTAAGAAAATACCGTCAAAAAATTGATTTAGAAGTAATAATAGCTTCCATAAGGGATAAAAAGAGAATAGAACAAATCTTTAGGACATACCGTCCTCAAATAGTTTTCCATGCAGCAGCCCATAAACACGTACCCTTAATGGAAAAAAGTCCAACGGAAGCCATAGAAAACAACGTATTTGGCACCTTAAATGTAGCAGAATGTGCCGATAAATATAACGCAAAAAGGTTTGTACTAATATCTACAGATAAAGCAGTTAATCCCACAAACATCATGGGAGCAACTAAAAGATTAGCAGAAATGATCATCCAAACAATGGATCAAAAAAGTAATACAGAATTTGTAGCAGTCCGCTTTGGTAATGTCTTAGGAAGTAACGGCAGTGTAATACCACTTTTCAAAAAACAAATAGCAGAAGGTGGTCCCGTCACAGTAACCCATCCAGAAATTACCCGATACTTCATGACAATACCCGAAGCAGTACAACTAGTAATCCAAGCAGGAGCCATGGCAAAGGGTGGAGAAATCTTTGTTTTAGATATGGGTGATCCAGTAAAAATAGTTGACCTAGCCAAAGACTTAATCAAATTATCAGGTTTAGAACCAGATGTAGACATAAAAATAGAGTTTATCGGCTTAAGACCCGGTGAAAAACTTTACGAAGAGCTACTAATAGCAGAAGAAGGCTTACAAAAAACAGCCCACAACAAAATCTTCATCGGATCACCAATTTCCATAGATGAATACAAACTTAAAATTCAACTAGAAAGCTTAAGAAAATTCATCCAATCAGAACAAAAGGAAGTAATAATATCGCTAATGCAAGAAATAGTACCTACTTATAAAACAAAAGTGGTGTAG